Proteins encoded within one genomic window of Triticum aestivum cultivar Chinese Spring chromosome 2D, IWGSC CS RefSeq v2.1, whole genome shotgun sequence:
- the LOC123050040 gene encoding uncharacterized protein: MYEYENENRTSEAEAEANDKNIDKLGEWVLCTIQKSQRCDVKKKAGGKAKGKAGGRKRKGKAQSGADLVQIQSAEVPETAWPEKGDETYVFDDLEQTGRSRKRPQMQQHEPPRSETMMVDDYDYNGIQYIWDDEYMPMPPPLEYEVAPPVAGVGYSYNSMMYQPATSYLHAAHYAVEQDGYAGGHLGGLLGTGNIPCTYRPQHSCAAAGTTNLPWSTGATTSGQVEP, from the exons ATGTACGAGTACGAGAACGAGAACCGCACGTCCGAGGCAGAGGCAGAGGCCAATGACAAGAACATCGACAAG CTTGGTGAGTGGGTGCTGTGCACGATACAGAAGAGTCAGCGTTGCGACGTGAAGAAAAAGGCAGGCGGCAAGGCTAAGGGCAAGGCAGGCGGCAGGAAAAGGAAGGGCAAGGCGCAGAGCGGCGCCGATCTAGTCCAGATTCAGAGCGCCGAGGTGCCGGAGACGGCGTGGCCAGAGAAAGGAGATGAGACGTACGTGTTCGACGATCTAGAGCAAACCGGTCGCTCCAGGAAGAGACCACAGATGCAGCAGCATGAACCGCCGCGCTCAGAGACAATGATGGTAGACGACTATGACTACAATGGCATCCAATACATCTGGGATGATGAGTACATGCCGATGCCGCCGCCGCTGGAGTATGAGGTGGCGCCTCCTGTTGCAGGAGTAGGATACAGCTACAACAGCATGATGTACCAGCCGGCCACCAGCTACCTACATGCTGCGCATTACGCGGTGGAGCAGGATGGGTACGCCGGCGGACATCTCGGCGGCCTCTTGGGCACGGGCAACATTCCATGTACCTACCGGCCGCAGCATTCCTGCGCCGCCGCCGGAACCACTAACTTGCCATGGAGCACGGGGGCGACGACGAGCGGGCAGGTAGAGCCGTGA
- the LOC123050039 gene encoding germin-like protein 4-1: MAASRALAALLAVVVLMVCSPAPRVLATDPTQLQDFCVADIMNPVIVNGFVCKNMKMVTANDFFLPGLNKPGMLNAQGSAVTPVTVRQLPGLNTLGISMARIDFGPNGGQNPPHTHPRGTEILTVIMGQLLVGFVTSNQQDGKNLLFTKQLVEGDVFVFPQGLIHFQVNNGKVPAVAIAALSSQDAGVITIANAVFGSTPPISDLILAKAFMTEKDTVDWIQAKFAPAMSGNSSMGGGGYDMPPGGGEGEGGNSTGGGGGYYPGMRKRKP; encoded by the exons ATGGCGGCTTCCCGTGCCTTGGCTGCACTGCTTGCTGTGGTGGTACTCATGGTCTGCTCTCCGGCGCCTCGTGTTCTCGCCACTGACCCCACCCAGCTCCAAGACTTCTGCGTTGCTGATATAATGAACCCTG TGATTGTGAATGGGTTCGTGTGCAAGAACATGAAGATGGTGACGGCGAACGACTTCTTCTTGCCCGGGCTTAACAAGCCGGGCATGTTGAACGCTCAGGGCTCGGCGGTGACACCGGTGACGGTGCGGCAGCTGCCGGGGCTGAACACGCTGGGCATCTCAATGGCGCGCATCGACTTCGGGCCCAACGGCGGGCAGAACCCGCCGCACACACACCCCCGTGGCACCGAGATCCTCACCGTGATCATGGGGCagctgctggtggggttcgtcaccTCCAACCAGCAGGACGGGAAGAACCTGCTCTTCACCAAGCAGCTGGTGGAGGGCGACGTGTTCGTGTTCCCACAGGGGCTCATCCACTTCCAGGTGAACAACGGCAAGGTGCCCGCCGTGGCCATCGCGGCGCTCAGCAGCCAGGACGCCGGCGTGATCACCATCGCCAACGCCGTCTTCGGGTCAACGCCGCCCATCAGTGACCTCATCCTCGCCAAGGCCTTCATGACCGAGAAGGACACCGTCGACTGGATCCAGGCCAAGTTCGCGCCGGCCATGAGCGGCAACAGCAGCATGGGAGGAGGCGGCTACGACATGccgcccggcggcggcgagggcgaaggCGGCAACAgcaccggcggcggtggcgggtacTACCCTGGCATGCGCAAGCGGAAGCCCTAA